The sequence CGAGATCGTCTACGACCTGTTCCACGTCGTGGCCAAGTACGGCCGTGAAGTGATAGACCGGGTGCGTGTAGACCAAGCGAACCAGTTGCGGCACGACAAGCCGGCCCGCCGGGTGATCAAGTCCAGTCGCTGGCTACTGCTGCGCAATCGCAAAAACCTCGATCCGTGCCAATCGGTAAAGTTGGACGAGTTGCTCCAGGCCAACCAGCCCTTGCTCACCGCTTATCTGATGCGCGATGAGCTCAAACAGCTGTGGTTCTACCAACACCCCGGCTACGCCCGCCAGGCATGGGATCACTGGCTGCAACAGGCTCAGGGCAGCGGCATCGCCGCCTTGGCTCACTTCGCGTTCAAGCTAAAAGCCTATCTGCACGGGATTCTGTCTCGCTGTCGCCACCGGCTCAACACCAGCATCGTCGAGGGCATCAACAACACCATCAAAGTCATCAAGCGCCGCGCCTACGGCTACCGCGATCAGGAGTACTTCTTCCTCAAGATCCGGTCTGCATTCCCCGGTATTCCTCGATGAACCATAAAAAAACCCCTGGGATCTTATGGATCCCAGGGGTTGAACGGATGGCCGCAGCAATGGCAGCCGGGTCCATCCCGTGCGCGCAAGCGTCCGGCGTTAGGCCGTTTGCGCGCGCGTCCAGTCGATCAGCGCGGCGGTCAGTTCGCGCAGATCCGATTTGAGCCGTGGATAACCGTCGGTGGGGCGCAGGCTGACCTCATCCATATACAACTTGCGATTGATCTCGATCTGCAGGCTATGGCGGCCTTGGGCCGGGTTACCGAACGCGCGTACCAGTTCGACACCTTTGTAGGGATCGTTGACGGTGACGTTGTAGCCACGCTGGCGCAGCCACTTGGCGATGAATTCACGGAAGGCCGGGTCGCTGGTCGAGCCATCGCGGTCGCCGAGCACAAAATCAGGATGCACCAGGCCGGGGCGATCTGTCGCGAAGGCGCCGGCGACGCTGGGCATGGAGTGGCAGTTAATGTGCCAGACCTTGCCAAAGTGGGCGTGAGTCTGGTCCAGAACCTCGGCGAGCTTGGCGTGATAGGGCTTCCAGCAGGCGTTGATGCGATGGCGGACTTCATCGATCGAAAGCTTACGATCGTAGAGCGGCGTGCCGTCATCGAGCATGCGCCAGATCAGTCCCTTGCCAAGCTTGACCTTGGGTGAATCGGTCATTGGGCCGTCCCACGGGGTATCGAGCAGCAGCGGGTCGACCTCTTCGGCCGAACGGTTGGCGT comes from Bordetella holmesii ATCC 51541 and encodes:
- a CDS encoding N-formylglutamate amidohydrolase; protein product: MPIIHPLSYRLDLPQSFPQAAPLVLDSPHSGTSYPPDFAASVDFGALRTAEDTWVDDLWGDAIDLGVPLIAASFPRAYIDANRSAEEVDPLLLDTPWDGPMTDSPKVKLGKGLIWRMLDDGTPLYDRKLSIDEVRHRINACWKPYHAKLAEVLDQTHAHFGKVWHINCHSMPSVAGAFATDRPGLVHPDFVLGDRDGSTSDPAFREFIAKWLRQRGYNVTVNDPYKGVELVRAFGNPAQGRHSLQIEINRKLYMDEVSLRPTDGYPRLKSDLRELTAALIDWTRAQTA